One region of Opitutaceae bacterium genomic DNA includes:
- a CDS encoding cation:proton antiporter, translating to MDHFTLVHDFVILLLAAGLAGMLCKRIGLSAIVGYLLAGIAIGPYLPFSLIEDTEHIAQLSQVGLVFLMFSIGLELSLSKLRRMGLPIIMATFIGAAFMLVFTLLLGRVLEWSPLQSLFVAAMLMVSSSAVIAKIMSELKLNHDRAAQMALAITIVEDVVAVVMLTVLATQGAHKSVGLASVLTGLTAFVVLFVCLGLLLLPRLLRWLDKKADTELQTLVVAGVLFLLSLAAIKAGYSIALGAFLFGALMAEMPQKQSIEDSFGSLRNLFGSVFFVSIGMMIDVRLLKDIWLPVLTLSLFSLLVRPIACGIALMLVGVPPKQARRGGLLLTPLGEFTFIIAQAGIAAAILPVSFYPLSVGLSVLTVLATPILNRFADPILHFLNAIEPAPVARFIAAYQSWLHQLANRDTTPLAWKLIRSRLVQVAVEVLFVAGVLIFSLPLLHRLEETMLASMMGIKLLRIAYWIGIGLLVLIPLFAAWRNIGALAAIVAEAWHMPTLTPRFIRTSLQTAAAVALGSFLYGLFPVQLSPLGWLFLGLAAITVVTIFSRKLIYWHSTWQHSMNKVLAGPPGPAGQEGGTNREELAHGLETWDLQLHECTVPPGAAYAGCSLSELQIPSRFGCFVVEIERNNFIIAHPSPNIACYPGDKLLLLGSPLQIEKASAFLEGQEADAAHPADFDRAVLDSFTVPENGPTGVPLGKLQIARKTGVRVLGIGRNGSQILVPQASEVLQPGDRLLGLGSLDQLRDFRAWLEISPTGR from the coding sequence ATGGACCATTTCACGCTCGTTCACGACTTTGTCATCCTGCTGCTGGCGGCGGGGCTCGCCGGCATGCTTTGCAAGCGCATCGGCCTGTCCGCGATCGTGGGTTACCTGCTCGCGGGCATCGCCATCGGACCGTACCTGCCGTTCTCTCTGATCGAGGACACGGAGCATATCGCGCAGCTCTCACAGGTGGGACTGGTGTTCCTGATGTTCTCGATCGGACTGGAACTCAGCCTTTCCAAGCTGCGGCGCATGGGGCTGCCGATCATCATGGCCACCTTCATCGGCGCGGCCTTCATGCTGGTCTTTACGCTGCTGCTGGGGCGCGTGCTGGAGTGGTCGCCGCTTCAAAGCCTGTTTGTCGCGGCGATGCTCATGGTTTCCAGCTCAGCCGTGATCGCAAAGATCATGAGCGAGCTGAAGCTCAACCACGACCGTGCCGCGCAAATGGCACTGGCCATCACGATCGTGGAGGACGTCGTCGCCGTCGTCATGCTGACCGTGCTCGCCACCCAGGGGGCGCACAAGTCGGTTGGACTCGCTTCCGTGCTCACCGGGTTGACTGCCTTTGTCGTCCTCTTCGTCTGCCTTGGCCTGCTCCTGCTGCCCCGTCTGCTGCGCTGGCTCGACAAGAAAGCCGACACGGAGCTCCAGACACTCGTGGTGGCCGGCGTGCTTTTTCTGCTGTCGCTCGCGGCAATCAAGGCCGGCTACTCGATCGCCCTGGGCGCGTTCCTCTTCGGGGCATTGATGGCGGAGATGCCGCAGAAACAGTCCATCGAGGACTCGTTCGGCAGCCTCCGCAACCTCTTCGGCAGCGTTTTCTTCGTGTCGATCGGCATGATGATTGATGTCCGCCTCTTGAAGGACATCTGGCTGCCCGTTCTGACCCTCAGCCTCTTTTCGCTGCTCGTGCGCCCGATCGCCTGCGGAATCGCCCTCATGCTCGTCGGCGTTCCGCCGAAGCAGGCGCGGCGCGGCGGACTGCTGCTGACCCCTCTTGGCGAATTCACCTTCATCATCGCGCAGGCGGGCATCGCGGCGGCCATTCTGCCGGTCTCCTTCTATCCGCTGTCCGTCGGTCTTTCCGTTCTCACGGTGCTGGCCACCCCCATCCTCAACCGATTCGCGGATCCCATTCTTCATTTCCTCAACGCCATCGAACCCGCGCCTGTCGCGCGGTTCATCGCAGCCTATCAGAGCTGGCTTCATCAACTGGCCAATCGCGACACCACACCGCTCGCATGGAAACTGATCCGCAGCCGTCTCGTGCAGGTCGCGGTCGAGGTTCTTTTCGTCGCGGGTGTGCTGATTTTTTCACTGCCTCTCCTGCACCGCCTTGAGGAAACGATGCTTGCCTCGATGATGGGCATCAAGCTCCTCCGCATCGCGTATTGGATTGGGATCGGACTGCTTGTCCTCATCCCGCTGTTTGCCGCCTGGCGCAACATCGGTGCCCTCGCGGCGATTGTCGCCGAGGCCTGGCACATGCCCACACTGACTCCCCGGTTCATCCGGACGAGCCTGCAGACAGCCGCCGCCGTGGCGCTGGGATCCTTCCTCTACGGGCTCTTCCCGGTGCAGCTGAGCCCGCTCGGCTGGCTCTTCCTCGGCCTCGCGGCCATCACGGTCGTGACCATTTTCTCGCGCAAGCTCATCTACTGGCACAGCACCTGGCAGCACTCCATGAACAAGGTGCTTGCGGGGCCGCCGGGCCCGGCCGGCCAGGAGGGCGGAACAAATCGCGAGGAACTCGCCCACGGACTCGAGACCTGGGACCTTCAACTTCACGAGTGCACGGTCCCCCCCGGCGCCGCCTACGCGGGATGCTCGCTTTCCGAACTTCAGATTCCGTCGCGATTCGGCTGCTTCGTCGTCGAGATCGAACGCAACAACTTCATCATCGCCCATCCCTCTCCGAACATCGCCTGCTATCCGGGCGACAAGCTTCTCCTCCTCGGAAGTCCTTTACAGATCGAGAAAGCCTCCGCGTTTCTGGAGGGACAGGAGGCCGATGCCGCGCATCCCGCGGATTTCGACCGCGCCGTGCTCGATTCGTTCACCGTCCCCGAAAATGGTCCGACCGGTGTGCCGCTCGGCAAGCTCCAGATTGCGCGCAAGACGGGTGTTCGTGTCCTTGGCATTGGACGCAACGGCTCCCAGATCCTGGTTCCGCAAGCCTCCGAAGTCCTTCAACCCGGCGATCGCCTCCTCGGACTGGGATCCCTCGACCAGCTCCGCGACTTTCGCGCCTGGCTGGAAATCTCTCCAACCGGCAGATAG
- a CDS encoding prepilin-type N-terminal cleavage/methylation domain-containing protein: protein MKINTRSTKGFTLVEIMIVVVIIGLLAAMAIPAFQKVRENSIGKAMENDARQVASAAQQYFLENAGVTTIPFTVATATGLVDTSTPLAVYVKQISKGTAVSANIVLDTDFTMTNAQYKAAAVQSFNSEGKKK from the coding sequence ATGAAAATCAATACTCGCTCCACCAAGGGCTTCACCCTTGTCGAAATCATGATTGTTGTCGTCATCATCGGCCTTCTGGCCGCGATGGCGATCCCCGCCTTCCAGAAGGTTCGTGAGAACTCGATTGGCAAGGCGATGGAAAACGATGCCCGCCAGGTTGCCTCGGCGGCCCAGCAGTACTTCCTTGAGAATGCTGGTGTCACCACGATCCCCTTCACTGTCGCCACCGCGACTGGTCTTGTCGACACGAGCACCCCGCTGGCTGTGTACGTGAAGCAGATCTCAAAGGGCACTGCCGTTTCGGCCAACATCGTTCTCGACACCGACTTCACCATGACGAACGCCCAGTACAAGGCGGCCGCCGTGCAAAGCTTCAACTCTGAAGGTAAGAAGAAATAG
- a CDS encoding alpha/beta hydrolase codes for MCSLMRHYHADGYSTKTGMVNIVGHSMGGLIVAGYVSRNGMKSVDKVASLASPFRGSLESIAKVAIGVGGFSLSSGGSREREAARLTPALYHLLPSFDEAVTAEGGLPEDIFLPEAWQPGILNTLATFITRYGLRPDDPQVKATSLMKAMLDQAWRHRRRIERLRLPDTGKWLCIVGVDADTRVSMTIRPDAAGKPRFELGDPRNEWRSGDRLNTGDNTVPYLGSRCAFIPANQVVCVTPGDFGFFEFGDQLLSKLGFHSALPSMNLVQRLVTSHFLGRPQGKLMGHPAPGVDPEKWASPLAGITAV; via the coding sequence ATGTGCAGCCTCATGCGCCACTACCACGCCGACGGTTATTCGACGAAAACCGGCATGGTGAACATCGTCGGCCATTCGATGGGGGGATTGATTGTCGCGGGCTATGTCTCTCGAAACGGCATGAAGTCGGTCGACAAGGTGGCATCACTGGCGTCGCCTTTCCGCGGTTCCCTGGAGTCCATAGCGAAGGTCGCGATCGGCGTTGGCGGCTTCAGTCTTTCCAGCGGTGGATCGCGGGAACGCGAGGCGGCGCGCCTGACGCCGGCGTTGTATCACCTGCTGCCGTCCTTCGATGAGGCCGTCACCGCCGAAGGCGGGCTGCCGGAGGATATTTTTCTGCCGGAGGCCTGGCAGCCGGGAATCCTGAACACGCTGGCAACTTTCATCACGCGGTATGGTCTCCGCCCCGACGATCCGCAGGTCAAGGCCACAAGCCTGATGAAGGCGATGCTGGACCAGGCGTGGCGGCATCGACGGCGCATTGAACGACTGAGGCTTCCAGACACAGGCAAATGGCTCTGCATTGTTGGCGTCGATGCCGACACGCGCGTCTCAATGACGATCAGGCCGGACGCTGCTGGAAAACCACGGTTCGAACTGGGCGATCCAAGGAATGAATGGCGCAGTGGCGATCGACTGAACACCGGCGACAACACCGTGCCGTATCTTGGCTCGAGGTGTGCGTTTATTCCTGCCAATCAGGTTGTGTGCGTGACGCCAGGGGATTTTGGCTTCTTTGAATTTGGCGATCAATTGCTCAGCAAGCTCGGGTTTCACAGCGCACTGCCCTCCATGAACCTGGTTCAGCGTCTGGTGACATCGCATTTTCTCGGACGCCCGCAGGGAAAGCTCATGGGTCATCCGGCACCGGGTGTGGATCCGGAGAAGTGGGCGTCACCCCTTGCGGGAATCACGGCTGTTTGA
- a CDS encoding DUF481 domain-containing protein, protein MSSSSDTSPSNRFTLLINLALLFLGIASQESHAAELHLRNGDRITGELLQRVDGKIYFRSSLVGDIVLLETDGVVIETVDTPVESLAGLPPPQKEHPAAEATKVPEATGQKSTQGVLANEKPASSTSKPPAQHASSTGAKPQPTRWRGKVEFGFYQQSGRLDSLNTSLRLDAERESGRNHYKAGGRILYGEQGDRVSTDRADASFRWRHQLSARMFAQSLTSFLSDDVKKIDQNYEQNAGVGFALYKRDHHVVNVGGGVTAQFREAASIGSEFAALAEIFEDYTYKINGRLTFLQDLLAQYSPDSQNKYIIRNNVIVPVAGGVQNYRIRFNTTLQGKVTDRISMNLRYEYEFDNTIVEGAGKSDQRISSTLGYAF, encoded by the coding sequence GTGAGTTCTTCGTCAGACACATCGCCCAGCAACCGGTTCACTCTCCTCATCAACCTTGCGCTGCTTTTCCTTGGCATTGCCTCCCAGGAATCCCACGCCGCTGAATTGCATCTTAGGAACGGCGACCGGATTACCGGCGAACTTTTGCAGCGGGTGGATGGAAAGATCTACTTCAGGTCCAGCCTCGTCGGCGACATCGTCCTCTTGGAAACGGACGGAGTTGTGATCGAGACAGTCGACACTCCTGTGGAAAGCCTCGCCGGGCTCCCCCCCCCCCAGAAGGAGCATCCGGCCGCGGAAGCGACCAAGGTTCCCGAAGCCACGGGTCAAAAATCGACGCAAGGTGTTCTTGCAAACGAAAAGCCAGCCTCCTCCACGTCCAAGCCTCCCGCGCAGCACGCCTCATCGACAGGTGCCAAGCCGCAGCCAACCCGCTGGAGAGGCAAGGTTGAATTCGGATTCTATCAACAATCGGGGCGCCTGGACAGCCTCAACACCTCCCTTCGCCTCGATGCCGAGCGCGAGAGCGGCCGCAATCATTACAAGGCAGGCGGGAGAATTCTGTACGGTGAGCAGGGAGACCGGGTCAGCACGGATCGGGCCGATGCGAGCTTTCGCTGGCGTCATCAACTGTCCGCCCGGATGTTTGCCCAGTCACTGACGAGCTTCCTTTCGGACGACGTCAAGAAAATCGATCAGAACTACGAACAGAATGCTGGCGTGGGTTTTGCCCTCTACAAGCGCGATCACCATGTAGTCAATGTGGGAGGGGGAGTCACCGCCCAGTTCCGTGAAGCAGCCAGCATCGGCAGCGAATTTGCCGCGCTGGCCGAGATCTTCGAGGACTACACCTACAAGATCAACGGACGTCTGACCTTCCTTCAGGACCTCCTCGCCCAGTACTCCCCCGACTCACAGAACAAGTACATCATCCGAAACAATGTGATCGTGCCTGTCGCGGGCGGCGTCCAAAATTACCGGATTCGCTTCAATACGACGCTGCAAGGCAAGGTCACCGACAGGATATCGATGAATCTGCGCTATGAATATGAATTCGACAACACGATCGTCGAAGGTGCGGGCAAATCTGATCAGCGCATCAGCAGCACGCTGGGGTATGCGTTCTGA